TTGACAAGGACTTAAAGAATCCTAAATCGTGATTAGCTCCGTATTCCACAGCCATCCCTACTTCTTTCCATGCAGCCCAATTGATGGTCAATGTCTTCCCTGTATGGCGATTGCGCAATGAGGTAAATGCATCTAGGTAAGCATTGGCAGCAGTATAGTCCCCTTGTCCAACTCCACCGTAAAGTGAGTTAATTGATGAAAACAGTACCATGAAATCAAGCTGATCATCTTTAGTCAGATGGTGTAATAACCAAGTACCCCTTACTTTTGGAGATAAAACAGGTTGACTGCTAACCTCCTCTTTGCGTAGGATAAATCCCTCACCAGCTACACCAGCACTATGGATAATGCCATTGATGGTAGTAAATTGTGATCGGACTTGGGTAAGTACAGCTTGCAACTCATCCTGATCACTAATATCGGCGCTTACTACCGTAACATTACTTCCCAGCGATTCTATCTTACGGATTGCTGTGATTTGTCGATATAATTTGGGCTGGGTTTGTTGTTCTACTTGTCCCCAAAGCTCTTTGCTTGGTAATGAAGATCGATTAATCAATACAAGATTGACAGAGGCCTGGGAAGCAAGATAATTAGCCATTTCAAGTCCAATTGCACCAAGACCACCTGTAATTACATAAACTCCATTTTCACGAATTTCGATAGAATCAGTAGCAACATCGTCTAGGTTACATTCGTAAAATTCCTCCACAAATCTTTGATTATTACGGTGCACCACCAGATAATCCTTGTCTTTTCTTCCTAGCTCGGCAAGGATGGTATCCCCTGAAGTAAATTTGTCAATATCTAACGCTCTACACAATAAATGAGGATACTCTTGACTTACCACCTTTCCCAATCCAAACATGGTAGCGTAATGTGGATGAATATATTCCTGCTGTTCATTCAATTCGTATACATAAGGAGCCACAAGCAATATCTCTATCTCCTCATGAATGTTGTGTTCTAATAATGCTTTCGTCAGACGGACGAGACTCTCATACCCTCTCTTCTGCGTTTCTTCCAAGTCCGTTAGATCATTGACATCCTGCTTTTCCATAACAGATAGCAAGTGTATGATTTGAGTAATACCTCTTTCTTTCAGTAACCCAATCAAGGTGGTATAGTCCGTTTGAAGACCATTTATTTTATAGGTGCGTTGGTCAACCTCTTTAAATTCTGCTCCCATTTCAACCTGAATCCACGGCCTGCCAATGGAATCAAATGCCTGAATCATCTGCTCACCAATGCTTGTCTCATCTTTAAAGATAAGGACAGTTCCCAGATCTTTGGAACTTTCTTCTCTAGGATTTATCTCTTTTTCAATCCATTTTATCCCGTAATAAAAGGGAGATTTATTTGCTTTGTTTACTCCCAAGTCCATTTGATGTACACGTTTAATCGCATAATCTTCTATTTCTGCAAATACGACGCCTTCTTCATTTACCAACGTCACATCAAAATTAATGATTTCCTTATTGTCAGACTGATCAGACTTTAATCTGAGATGACTGTAAAATCTGTTGGGCATTGTGCTGTAAACCTTACATATACGGTATGTAAACGGCAGATAAAAATCCTGACTTACTGTGTTAATGGCTAAGTTAACAGCATTATCCATTAGGGAAGGATGAAAATGATACAAACCTTTATCTGCTTCATAACGTTCTGGAAGACTAAAATAAGCAAGTACTTCACCATTACCGATATAAGTATGCTGCACATTATTCCAACGAGGGCCTGTAATGATAGCCCCAGATCCAGAGAAATCCTCCTCGTATTGAATGAATTCATTGCGCTCAATGTCACATCTGTTTTTTATTTCTTCAAGCTTTATCATTGATGCATCATAATGTACGCCAAATGCTACTGTCCCTTGAGCGTGTCTCACCCATTCTCCGTTGTATCGACTTGCAATAATAAAGTCATAGGATTGTCCATTTTCTTTTAAAATGGTCTGGACCTCATGAGACTCACCACGTTCACAAATTAATGGAGCAAGAAAAACAAGATTCTCTACTTGAACTTGTCTAGTTGGTATTTGTTGATAACAAGCCTCAAGTAGCATTTCGAGATAAGTGGTTCCAGGTACAACAAATTTATCATTGACGATATGTTCATGTAGTACCCAGTGCTTGTCCACATTAAAATCTGTTGCATAAATAATAGTTTCAATCGAATCTGCTTCTAATCGATCAAGTAGGGGTAGATCAAGTTCTTTTAATGATTTTTTTATGATTGGGTAAGAATTTTCAGCTTCCGGCTCCACCCAGCAACGCTTTCGATTAAATGGGTATACGGGAAGACTTATCCTGTGAACTTGTTCTTTCTGCATCAGCCTTTCCCAATCTATTTCAGCTCCACTGACGTATAATTGGCACAATTGCTGAAGTAGCACTTCCGAAGGCTCTACCATTACGAGCTGGCTAATTAAAGAATTGGCCTGCTCAGTCAACTGTCTAATATCAGCTTCCGTTATCTCTTTTTCACTACGGATAGGTTTCTGCTCATTAATTACTTTAAATGAATTCGAATAACAACCCATTCGTTCGTTAGTACCAATTCCCTCTTTTTTACATAAGTAAAGTTGTTCCACCAAATCCTTACAGTTACATGCTACTAGTGCCAATCGAGACTCATAATGTCCTCTACCTGTGTTAGACGTATACGCAAGATCAGCTATACTTACATTCTCATTTTTACTAATAAACTGAAGGTAATCATTTATTAGCTGAAGCAATCCGTCGTCTGTTTTTGCTGACAATGATAAGATGTACGGCTTTGATGTTTGATCTTGTAGTTGAGTACGCAACTTAGGTTCTGGTGCTTCTTCCAAAATGATATGGCAGTTCGTACCACTCAATCCAAATGAACTGATTCCACAACGACGCGGATGCCCATTAGATTCCCATTCTCTTAGACAATCATTAACATAGACAGGTGAGTGGTCGAAGGAGATTTTTTGATTGGGATATTGGAAATTCACTGTAGGTGGAATTTCCTTATGTTTTAGCGCCAATATACTTTTGATAAAACCGGCAATTCCAGCTGCATGGTCGAGATGTCCAAAGTTAGTCTTTAGCGAGCCGATACCGCAAAACTGTTTTTGATTTGTATACTTTTCAAAAGCTCGCTGGATTCCCTTAATTTCAATTGGATCACCTAGAGATGTCCCGGTTCCATGAGCCTCAATATATTGAATTGTCCCTGGTTCTATTTCTGCATTTTGCCAAGCCCTAACAATCACATCTTCCTGTGCTAGTGAGTTAGGAGCAGTTATTCCAATTGAATGACCATCTTGGTTGAAAGCACTTCCTTTGACCACAGCATAAATATGGTCCTTATCATGTATGGCTTGATCAAGAGCTTTTAACATTACAACGCCAACACCCTCACCAAAACCCGTTCCATCTGATCGATTGTCAAAGGTTTTGGCTCGTCCGTCTCGTGAAGAAATACCGATTCCTGAATCAGAGTCTTCACCTAAGGGAAGCATGATAATTTTGACTCCTCCTGCAAGAGCCATATCACACTCACCATTATTTATCGCCTGACACGCCAAATGAACAGCAACCAAAGAAGATGAACAAGCTGTGTCAATTACCATACTTGGCCCATGCAAATCGAGCGTGTAAGCAATTCTGCTAGCGATGATAGACTTTATGTTACCGGGAACCGCTGCTCCAGACAGAGATGGAGCAACATTTTTGATATATTGCTTATAATCCTCCCCTGAGTCTGAATCAGCGCTATAACCAACAAACACTCCTGTTCTGGTTCCCATAATTTTTTGTCCACCATAGCCAGCATCTTCAATTGCTGACCATGCTGTTTCTAAAAATAGGCGTTGATTAGGATCCATTAAACTGGCTTCTTTAGGTGAAATCGAAAATAATTGGTAATCAAACTGATCAATTTCTTCTAAATAGGCAGCATGTAAATACCGTTTTTGCATATGTGGTTGCACATGGTTAATAAACCGATCGATATCCTTTTGTCGTGACTCAGGGATCGTACGAATACAATCACTACCGTTACGCAAAGCCTCCCAAAACTCATCTACATTCTGCGTTTCTCCAAAGCGTCCAGAAACTCCGATTATTGCAATGTCATTCTTTTTCACGCTATTCGTCTGAACAATCGTGCGTTCATCTTTTTGTGTCAAATTTATCCCGGTTAAATCTAGTAATTTCTTCTTCACTTATCTCCCCTCTTTTCCATCCCGATTAGATAGTTGAATTTTTCTCATTTTCTAGCATGAGAGAAAGTAGCTTGAGATACCCATAAATTAGTTCTTCCACTTTTCCATGGTTTAATTTCTTTTGATCATATCGACATTCAAAAGCGATCGTCGTCGACTCGATTTGCAATGCAAATATAATATCAAACAAGCGATTGAATTCATTTGATTGAGAAAAGTATTCAGTAAATAACGGCCATACTTGTTTACTCGTTTTTCTTGTAAAGCTATTTTCTAATGCTTGAATAGAATATATCTCAAGGGTATTTGGCTGTATTCGGGCTCCTCTTACCTGTCTAAATAATTCGCCAAAATCTTCAATGTTGTTCATGTTTACGTTAATAGGAATGGTTCTATTGTCTGTTGTCTGCCACTGAATAGTGACATCAGTCAACTCGCAGATTTCAGAATACAAATAAAGATTCATCGCAAGTAAAATATCAGCTATATCTACACTGTACCGATCTGCTACCATATTTAAGCCAGCAACCATATCATCTTGAAAAGCAAAAGTGAATCGGGTACTCGTTTTTTTAACTTCGTTTCCATCAAAATATTCTGGAGGAAACAGTATGGCTGGAATTTCGATCAATGGTATATTGTCCTCTGTCCTCGATTCAATATAGCTGGCTAGCTTTGCAATCGTAGAGTAGGAAAAAACATCTCCAATATCTATTTTTCCGATATACTTTTTATCTACTTGGGCATGCATCTGTACTAATAGAATTGAATTCCCGCCTAAATCGAAAAAGCTTTCATGTAAACCAATGACATCACGGTTCAACACATTTTTCCATATTTCCATTAACTCTCGCTCAACATCCGTATTAGGAGGTTGAATGATCATTTCATTTGATCGTATACTTTCGATCGGTTTAAATAATTGCTTGCGATCGATCTTACCGTTAGCTGTAAGCGGAAGTTCCTTTAGGGAAACAAAGTGTGTTGGAACCATGTATTCAGGTAATTCTTGGCTAAGTAACTGACGAAGTTCATGAGTATTC
This is a stretch of genomic DNA from Brevibacillus laterosporus DSM 25. It encodes these proteins:
- a CDS encoding type I polyketide synthase, yielding MKKKLLDLTGINLTQKDERTIVQTNSVKKNDIAIIGVSGRFGETQNVDEFWEALRNGSDCIRTIPESRQKDIDRFINHVQPHMQKRYLHAAYLEEIDQFDYQLFSISPKEASLMDPNQRLFLETAWSAIEDAGYGGQKIMGTRTGVFVGYSADSDSGEDYKQYIKNVAPSLSGAAVPGNIKSIIASRIAYTLDLHGPSMVIDTACSSSLVAVHLACQAINNGECDMALAGGVKIIMLPLGEDSDSGIGISSRDGRAKTFDNRSDGTGFGEGVGVVMLKALDQAIHDKDHIYAVVKGSAFNQDGHSIGITAPNSLAQEDVIVRAWQNAEIEPGTIQYIEAHGTGTSLGDPIEIKGIQRAFEKYTNQKQFCGIGSLKTNFGHLDHAAGIAGFIKSILALKHKEIPPTVNFQYPNQKISFDHSPVYVNDCLREWESNGHPRRCGISSFGLSGTNCHIILEEAPEPKLRTQLQDQTSKPYILSLSAKTDDGLLQLINDYLQFISKNENVSIADLAYTSNTGRGHYESRLALVACNCKDLVEQLYLCKKEGIGTNERMGCYSNSFKVINEQKPIRSEKEITEADIRQLTEQANSLISQLVMVEPSEVLLQQLCQLYVSGAEIDWERLMQKEQVHRISLPVYPFNRKRCWVEPEAENSYPIIKKSLKELDLPLLDRLEADSIETIIYATDFNVDKHWVLHEHIVNDKFVVPGTTYLEMLLEACYQQIPTRQVQVENLVFLAPLICERGESHEVQTILKENGQSYDFIIASRYNGEWVRHAQGTVAFGVHYDASMIKLEEIKNRCDIERNEFIQYEEDFSGSGAIITGPRWNNVQHTYIGNGEVLAYFSLPERYEADKGLYHFHPSLMDNAVNLAINTVSQDFYLPFTYRICKVYSTMPNRFYSHLRLKSDQSDNKEIINFDVTLVNEEGVVFAEIEDYAIKRVHQMDLGVNKANKSPFYYGIKWIEKEINPREESSKDLGTVLIFKDETSIGEQMIQAFDSIGRPWIQVEMGAEFKEVDQRTYKINGLQTDYTTLIGLLKERGITQIIHLLSVMEKQDVNDLTDLEETQKRGYESLVRLTKALLEHNIHEEIEILLVAPYVYELNEQQEYIHPHYATMFGLGKVVSQEYPHLLCRALDIDKFTSGDTILAELGRKDKDYLVVHRNNQRFVEEFYECNLDDVATDSIEIRENGVYVITGGLGAIGLEMANYLASQASVNLVLINRSSLPSKELWGQVEQQTQPKLYRQITAIRKIESLGSNVTVVSADISDQDELQAVLTQVRSQFTTINGIIHSAGVAGEGFILRKEEVSSQPVLSPKVRGTWLLHHLTKDDQLDFMVLFSSINSLYGGVGQGDYTAANAYLDAFTSLRNRHTGKTLTINWAAWKEVGMAVEYGANHDLGFFKSLSTQNAIQAFQQVLHKRMNRVTIAEINYDNTLDHMDTLTFNLEKPIISKLTKMSRLKEIKQGAVTSQVLPDVMVSGRNAGESYSVNERLLAQVFCLELGLDEINIYDDFFSLGGDSIIAVKIVNSIQKYLNKNIGISEIFQNLTIFALAAHLSSQEEGNKKIIISEQNTEAPNIVLESEEGIELTGMQRHIYFLQSYNPFMTELTMLTEKELSTSVDIELFQKAVDAVTQQHESLRTIFREENGLPKQVILPFMSVETEYEDLSFDSDASQLAKRKLNEARIRACQLSKSTWSPILYRLPEKKALFGLIIHSLIGDQWSLEYIANEILQVYNDLIENKEIALPPTGNYISWIRDQLSWEKSEGFQTDQAYWQQELRNPLPQLNLATDFQRPKTPSYQGSFYPFQLKDEEVWKSIQETIKRVDISLETYLLSAYYLLLHKLTLDTDIIIGMTARHQGDSDSNEIVGALTNIFCMRVKVEETETIEELFAKVEKTRFAATTHSRYPFDAIVAQVNAQRSQRSQRSSIFSTMFQWHESMPTLNDGVSLYDLSLVGVANTEQLHFRFEFDTNLFKIETISKLAQYYLNILYEVSNSGLRIPDVQLLSQNQMQELKASQVSSVMGDFEFNF